A single region of the Solirubrobacterales bacterium genome encodes:
- a CDS encoding SRPBCC family protein, producing MRSAQAQITIDRSPEEIYEYLLDIASRPEFAPELFREFHLARVESKGIGAGARYRLHRKLRDRYAGTTITEGIPGQRLLEEGSTGRGGRVGMAAEFLLEEQPGGATKVTWILELYPMNPVDRMREIGQRRQINRRMKRGIRRLRGILEGVQSSVPGERPTVAGLDLTYVPNP from the coding sequence ATGCGTTCGGCTCAGGCCCAAATCACGATCGACCGGTCGCCCGAGGAGATCTACGAGTACCTGCTCGATATCGCCTCACGTCCCGAGTTCGCGCCCGAACTTTTCCGCGAGTTTCACCTCGCCCGCGTCGAGAGCAAGGGCATCGGCGCAGGCGCGCGCTATCGGCTGCATCGCAAGCTGCGCGATCGCTACGCAGGCACCACCATTACCGAGGGCATCCCAGGCCAGCGCCTGCTTGAGGAGGGCTCAACGGGCCGGGGCGGCCGCGTAGGCATGGCGGCCGAGTTTCTCCTCGAAGAGCAGCCGGGCGGCGCCACAAAGGTCACCTGGATCCTCGAGCTATACCCGATGAATCCAGTCGACCGCATGCGTGAGATCGGTCAGCGCAGGCAGATCAACCGCCGCATGAAGCGCGGGATCCGGCGCCTTCGCGGCATTCTCGAAGGCGTCCAGAGCTCGGTGCCGGGCGAACGTCCCACCGTCGCAGGTCTCGATCTGACATACGTGCCCAACCCCTGA
- a CDS encoding MarP family serine protease, with translation MSLLDWTIILGVVVFAAWGFRQGAVIGISSLIGFIGGTLVGVNVAGRLLESGNDSPYTPLLALAVALLVGGILAEVALLIGYRMRVKFTSLGARRVDGAVGAVLLAAFAIGIVWVGAAAIAQSRANKELRREIRTSAVVKQLNAVLPPSTGVLDALARIDPVPQINGPAPNVAAPDSAVARDPDVQRAANSTVRILGTACGYGIEGSGWVASNGIVVTNAHVVAGELDTSVQLLGTGPQLRAQAIWFDAKNDLAILYVPGLTAPPLQMITETAKGTSGAVIGYPLNGPLDIQPARIGATTTVVSDDIYGGGPVTRRMTTFRGIVRHGNSGGPIVDEAGRVRTTVFAAKSDSDNTRGYGVPGEQIFEALGQADINRPVTTGGCT, from the coding sequence ATGAGCCTGCTTGATTGGACGATCATCCTCGGCGTGGTGGTCTTCGCCGCCTGGGGATTCCGCCAGGGTGCCGTTATCGGTATCTCCTCGCTGATCGGTTTCATCGGGGGCACGCTCGTTGGCGTGAACGTCGCTGGTCGACTGCTTGAGAGCGGCAACGACTCTCCGTACACACCGCTGCTCGCGCTCGCGGTGGCACTTCTGGTCGGCGGAATCCTCGCGGAGGTTGCGCTGCTGATCGGGTATCGCATGCGCGTCAAGTTCACGAGCCTTGGGGCGCGCAGGGTCGACGGCGCGGTGGGGGCTGTGCTACTGGCCGCATTCGCGATCGGCATCGTGTGGGTCGGCGCTGCTGCGATCGCTCAGTCGCGCGCCAACAAGGAGCTGAGGCGCGAAATTCGCACCTCAGCCGTAGTCAAACAACTGAACGCCGTTCTACCGCCAAGCACAGGCGTGCTTGACGCGCTCGCGCGCATCGACCCCGTCCCGCAGATCAACGGACCGGCTCCGAACGTCGCAGCGCCCGACAGCGCCGTCGCCCGCGACCCAGACGTGCAACGAGCCGCGAACTCGACTGTGCGCATCCTGGGCACGGCCTGCGGCTACGGCATCGAAGGCTCGGGCTGGGTCGCCAGCAATGGGATCGTGGTCACGAACGCCCATGTGGTCGCCGGAGAGCTCGACACATCCGTTCAGTTGCTCGGAACAGGCCCGCAGCTCAGGGCCCAGGCGATCTGGTTCGACGCCAAGAACGACCTCGCAATTCTTTACGTGCCGGGGCTCACCGCGCCGCCGCTCCAGATGATCACAGAGACCGCGAAGGGCACCTCGGGCGCCGTGATCGGCTACCCGCTCAACGGCCCGCTCGACATCCAACCCGCGCGCATCGGAGCAACCACAACCGTCGTCTCCGACGACATCTACGGCGGCGGTCCGGTCACGCGGCGCATGACCACTTTCCGCGGAATAGTCCGCCACGGTAACTCCGGCGGACCGATCGTGGACGAGGCCGGCCGCGTGCGCACGACGGTCTTCGCGGCCAAGAGCGACAGCGACAACACGCGCGGCTACGGCGTCCCCGGCGAGCAGATCTTCGAGGCGCTCGGACAAGCTGACATCAACCGTCCGGTCACAACCGGCGGCTGCACCTGA
- a CDS encoding HAD family phosphatase → MAGVRVIISDFGGVLTNPLEEAFIAWQQETGIPLEELGMAMFAIAEEIGENPLYKLEKGEMSEPDFERLMEVQLQKQLGMEIVFKEFAEFYFSQLSPNQPFIDFLFEYKASGGRLALLTNNVKEWEPRWRAMLPIDELFETITDSGFEGTRKPEPRIYEITHERIVALSGLGDVKREECVLVDDIEINCDAAREFGFQAVRYHGDCADVLSELRPLLVV, encoded by the coding sequence ATGGCCGGCGTGCGGGTCATCATCAGCGACTTCGGCGGGGTGTTGACCAACCCGCTCGAAGAAGCGTTCATCGCCTGGCAGCAGGAGACCGGGATTCCCCTGGAAGAGCTCGGCATGGCAATGTTTGCAATCGCCGAGGAGATCGGCGAGAACCCGCTCTACAAGCTCGAGAAGGGCGAGATGAGCGAGCCGGACTTCGAGCGCTTGATGGAAGTTCAGCTGCAGAAGCAGCTCGGCATGGAGATCGTCTTCAAGGAGTTCGCAGAGTTCTACTTCAGCCAGCTCTCCCCCAATCAGCCCTTCATCGACTTTCTCTTTGAGTACAAGGCGAGCGGCGGGCGCCTGGCGCTCCTGACCAACAACGTCAAGGAGTGGGAGCCGCGCTGGCGCGCGATGTTGCCGATCGACGAACTGTTCGAGACGATCACCGACAGCGGCTTTGAGGGCACACGCAAGCCAGAGCCGCGGATCTACGAGATCACCCACGAGCGCATCGTTGCCCTTTCAGGGCTGGGAGATGTCAAGCGTGAAGAGTGCGTCCTGGTGGACGACATCGAGATCAACTGCGACGCCGCGCGCGAGTTCGGCTTTCAAGCAGTGCGTTACCACGGAGACTGCGCGGACGTCTTGTCCGAGCTGCGTCCGTTGCTAGTTGTCTGA
- a CDS encoding FxsA family protein — MIALLFVILFIAVPVIELWLILQVGEMIGVMPTILLLLLDSLLGAWLVKNQGGAVWRNFRSAVDAGRIPANEAVNGFLVIMGGTLLLVPGFLSDIVGILLIAPPSRKFLSGRVVKFGMGRTRATFMGGFVADDTGMRDFAHSDQPRRKTSSTQGEREPEFDFETQQLHE, encoded by the coding sequence ATGATCGCTCTGCTTTTTGTGATTCTTTTCATCGCCGTCCCCGTGATCGAGCTCTGGCTGATCCTGCAGGTCGGCGAGATGATCGGCGTGATGCCGACGATCCTGCTGCTTCTGCTGGATTCGCTCCTCGGCGCCTGGCTCGTGAAGAACCAGGGCGGCGCCGTATGGCGCAACTTTCGCAGCGCGGTTGACGCCGGCAGGATCCCCGCCAACGAAGCCGTCAACGGATTCCTCGTGATCATGGGCGGAACGCTGCTGCTCGTGCCGGGGTTTCTCTCGGACATCGTGGGAATCCTGCTGATTGCCCCGCCCTCGCGCAAGTTCCTGAGCGGGCGCGTGGTCAAGTTCGGAATGGGCCGCACGCGTGCGACGTTCATGGGCGGATTCGTTGCTGACGATACGGGTATGCGAGACTTCGCCCACTCTGACCAGCCGCGCCGTAAGACCTCATCCACCCAGGGCGAGCGCGAGCCGGAATTCGACTTCGAAACGCAGCAGCTTCACGAATGA
- a CDS encoding metal-sulfur cluster assembly factor, with the protein MPALTPDDVYEALEQVIDPELGLDFVELGLIYDVEVNETGEGHGNEVFVTYSLTSPGCPIGPQIADQIKEFTIELDGVEKVFPKLVFSPPWTPEMMSEDAKFALGY; encoded by the coding sequence ATGCCTGCATTGACCCCAGACGACGTATACGAAGCCCTCGAGCAAGTCATCGACCCAGAACTCGGTCTCGACTTCGTCGAGCTCGGCCTGATCTATGACGTTGAAGTCAACGAAACGGGGGAGGGCCACGGCAACGAGGTCTTCGTGACCTACTCGCTCACTTCGCCAGGCTGCCCGATCGGACCGCAGATCGCGGATCAGATCAAGGAGTTCACGATCGAACTCGATGGGGTCGAGAAAGTCTTCCCCAAGCTCGTTTTCTCTCCGCCATGGACGCCGGAGATGATGAGCGAAGACGCGAAGTTCGCGCTCGGCTACTGA